In the genome of Persephonella sp. KM09-Lau-8, one region contains:
- a CDS encoding lytic transglycosylase domain-containing protein, whose protein sequence is MIKFTRLIITFLGIFFFSIANERDESISWTHKNFKLQKIGITNYSLIRNREILFRKRGLPRIKVILNRGKKYIPAIRKIFKEHGIPEDLAFLPIIESHFNIYAKSPAGARGLWQFMPHTARTYGLRINKWVDERLDPEKSTIAAALYLKDLHSIFEDWGLALASYNAGEGAIIRKINRYRATNFWDIDEYLSRETRNYVPNFIATLIIVKDLLKKENFNYDYISYDVVKLNKPVSLKYISRHTGIPYKKLKEMNPHLKRSVIPPDNQEYNLYVPKGMKNAVLYVVENAPLKKYPALINYEVQKGDTLSKIAQKFHTSVRRLKKLNHLKSSYINSKMIITVPSYILAPPDYYRGLIDLTDELIYTQKGFYYRVKRGDTLRKISRKFGVSITVIKLWNKLKGNIYPNMKLFIPVKKRDVKQVKKLIKVKMDG, encoded by the coding sequence ATGATAAAGTTTACAAGATTAATTATAACATTTTTAGGGATATTTTTCTTCTCTATAGCAAATGAAAGGGATGAGTCTATCTCCTGGACCCATAAGAATTTTAAACTTCAAAAGATAGGGATTACAAACTATTCTCTAATTAGAAACAGGGAAATCCTTTTCAGGAAAAGAGGTTTACCAAGAATTAAAGTTATTCTAAATAGAGGCAAAAAGTATATTCCTGCCATAAGAAAGATATTTAAAGAGCATGGAATTCCAGAGGATTTGGCTTTTCTACCAATAATAGAAAGCCATTTTAATATCTATGCTAAATCTCCTGCAGGTGCAAGGGGTTTATGGCAATTTATGCCCCACACAGCAAGGACATATGGACTGAGAATTAATAAATGGGTGGATGAAAGATTAGACCCTGAAAAATCCACCATAGCTGCAGCACTTTATCTTAAAGACCTGCACAGCATTTTTGAAGACTGGGGACTTGCCCTCGCCAGCTATAATGCAGGAGAGGGAGCAATAATAAGAAAAATTAACAGATACAGAGCAACAAACTTCTGGGATATAGATGAGTATCTTTCAAGGGAAACCAGAAATTATGTTCCTAACTTCATTGCAACTTTAATCATAGTTAAAGACTTACTAAAAAAGGAAAATTTCAATTATGATTACATCAGTTATGATGTTGTTAAACTAAATAAACCGGTATCCCTTAAGTATATATCCAGACATACAGGTATTCCATACAAAAAACTAAAAGAAATGAACCCCCATCTCAAAAGAAGCGTTATTCCACCAGATAATCAGGAGTATAACCTGTATGTTCCCAAAGGAATGAAAAATGCTGTTTTATATGTTGTTGAAAACGCCCCACTTAAAAAATATCCTGCACTTATAAATTACGAGGTGCAAAAAGGAGACACACTTTCCAAAATAGCCCAAAAATTCCATACATCAGTCCGAAGGCTTAAAAAACTCAATCATTTAAAGTCTTCATATATAAACTCAAAAATGATAATCACTGTTCCTTCATATATACTTGCTCCACCTGATTACTACAGAGGCTTAATTGACCTGACAGATGAATTAATCTATACTCAAAAAGGATTTTATTACAGGGTTAAGAGAGGGGATACCTTAAGGAAAATTTCCCGCAAGTTTGGAGTTTCTATAACTGTTATTAAGTTGTGGAATAAACTTAAAGGAAACATTTATCCTAATATGAAGTTATTTATTCCTGTAAAGAAAAGGGATGTTAAACAGGTTAAAAAGCTGATAAAAGTTAAAATGGATGGATAA
- a CDS encoding phosphate-starvation-inducible PsiE family protein, protein MRDKFRNILRPHEIHRQLGNFLEFLEDIIVLILLILLFVLSLYALYDIFLSLTKAKVKVYDLIPKFIYLFILVELFRLTIQYLKERRIDTSLIVKTTLIAVLREIIIKAPHFKPLDYIGIGVLTLILALMYYVPKYIFVSEEKFEIKQKPQRLKARRLARTIKEE, encoded by the coding sequence ATGAGGGATAAATTCAGAAATATTTTAAGACCCCACGAAATACACCGACAGTTAGGAAATTTCCTTGAATTTTTAGAGGATATCATTGTTCTTATTTTACTTATTCTACTTTTTGTTCTCAGTTTGTATGCCCTTTATGATATATTCCTTTCTCTTACAAAAGCAAAAGTTAAAGTTTATGACCTGATACCTAAATTTATATACCTGTTTATACTTGTTGAGTTATTCAGATTAACTATCCAGTATTTAAAAGAAAGAAGAATAGATACTTCATTAATAGTGAAAACAACCCTTATAGCCGTTCTGAGAGAAATAATAATAAAAGCACCACATTTTAAACCTCTTGATTATATAGGAATAGGAGTTCTTACCCTAATTCTTGCATTGATGTATTATGTCCCTAAATATATCTTTGTTTCAGAAGAAAAATTTGAGATAAAACAAAAACCCCAAAGATTAAAAGCAAGAAGGCTTGCGAGAACAATTAAAGAAGAATAA
- the mfd gene encoding transcription-repair coupling factor produces the protein MKKLYGFTGSLPEYYLVSQTEGKSLVITEDQKRKKLFLNDARVYADYFKKDIQVVELPSQIDKYDLELQIKRNFALTQLIKSKKPVIAVSDSNIFNTSIRKNFDKEIITIATGIDLDRDYLIHKLVEHGYIREENLENEGEFSVKGGIIRIYIPFTGIFEIDFFGDIVENIFQVSKLNTRKEINQIDIYPLYDEPVILRSGIEIQFRETEKENISKFLKGADFYYLNIYREIGEGVYLLDKVSEGKRTDHSGFKKIRLPLRQPAVLEEKKTIFIPESQESLDFEFSPLEIGDYIIHEDYGIGIFRGIETREIKGKTYDFMILEYAGGEKIYVSYLHFDKIYRYTPQGNVVLDKIGGTSWRNLKRKIKNSLKKVAKELIKLYSQRQQITRPPFDISDELISEFEKSFPYIETPDQLKAINDVKKDMSSNKPMERVICGDVGFGKTEVALRAAFIAAINGKQTAVLTPTTILSYQHYRNFKERLEPFGIKVENLSRLKSKKETEEILRQLEEGKIDIVIGTHKLLQDNVKFKNLGLLIIDEEHRFGVRAKEKIRHTKKDVDTLYMTATPIPRTLNMALSGLKELSVIKTPPEGRLETKTYVFVENENIIKKAIEFELKRKGQVFYLHNRIDTIEEKAKTLKNMFPQANVEVAHGRMKPKQIEKVILDFIEGKIDILVSTSIIETGIDIPTANTLIVERADLFGLAQLYHLRGRVGRGNIQAYCYLLVPPEISKDAEKRLDAILRLTRPGSGLKISIEDMQIRGAGNILGVEQSGHIKAVGYEMYIKLLQETISEEKGSSEKEPVMVVDMESYIPEEFIPDPKERMNIYMTVSKAIDYKEIEHIRKYLKEFYSGLPDVFELYLEIEKLKKAATGKGINKIELREPVTTIYMDTENPPSPEFIMELPKNFDIKFLSPEKVEIFLNKKEIPKITELLLRL, from the coding sequence ATGAAAAAGCTATACGGGTTTACAGGTTCTCTTCCTGAATATTATCTGGTTTCCCAGACTGAAGGAAAATCCTTAGTAATCACTGAAGACCAGAAAAGAAAGAAACTTTTTTTAAATGATGCCAGAGTCTATGCTGATTATTTCAAAAAAGATATTCAGGTTGTTGAACTGCCATCCCAGATTGATAAATATGACCTTGAACTCCAGATTAAAAGAAATTTTGCCCTTACCCAGCTAATAAAAAGCAAAAAACCGGTTATAGCTGTTTCAGACTCTAATATATTTAATACATCTATTAGAAAGAATTTTGACAAAGAGATAATTACCATCGCCACAGGTATAGATTTAGACAGAGATTACCTAATTCATAAACTTGTTGAACACGGATACATTAGAGAAGAAAATCTTGAAAATGAAGGAGAGTTTTCAGTAAAAGGTGGAATTATCAGGATTTATATCCCTTTTACCGGTATTTTTGAGATAGATTTTTTTGGTGATATAGTTGAAAATATATTCCAGGTCTCAAAGCTAAATACCAGAAAAGAGATAAATCAGATAGATATCTATCCTCTCTATGATGAGCCTGTTATTCTCCGTTCAGGGATTGAAATCCAGTTCAGAGAAACAGAAAAAGAAAATATTAGCAAGTTTCTCAAAGGTGCTGATTTTTATTATCTAAATATATACAGAGAAATTGGAGAAGGTGTCTATTTATTAGATAAAGTATCTGAAGGAAAAAGAACTGACCACTCAGGTTTCAAAAAAATCCGTCTACCACTAAGACAACCTGCTGTCTTAGAAGAGAAAAAAACTATTTTTATACCTGAAAGCCAGGAAAGTCTTGATTTTGAATTTTCTCCCCTTGAGATTGGAGATTACATAATCCATGAGGATTACGGAATAGGTATATTCAGAGGAATAGAAACAAGGGAAATCAAAGGAAAGACCTATGATTTTATGATACTTGAGTATGCAGGGGGAGAAAAGATATATGTATCCTATTTGCATTTTGATAAGATTTACAGATATACTCCACAGGGAAATGTTGTTTTAGACAAAATAGGCGGAACCTCATGGCGTAATCTAAAAAGAAAAATAAAAAATTCTCTAAAGAAAGTAGCAAAGGAACTTATTAAGCTTTACTCCCAACGTCAACAAATTACAAGACCACCATTTGATATATCAGATGAGCTTATTTCCGAATTTGAAAAAAGCTTTCCATACATAGAAACTCCAGACCAGCTAAAAGCCATAAATGACGTCAAAAAAGATATGTCCTCTAATAAACCTATGGAAAGAGTTATTTGCGGAGATGTGGGGTTTGGTAAAACAGAAGTTGCCCTTAGAGCTGCTTTTATTGCTGCAATAAATGGTAAGCAAACGGCAGTTTTAACTCCAACTACTATACTTTCTTATCAGCATTACAGAAATTTTAAGGAAAGGCTTGAGCCATTTGGAATAAAAGTTGAAAATCTGTCAAGGCTGAAATCCAAAAAAGAAACAGAAGAAATCTTAAGACAGCTTGAAGAAGGAAAAATAGATATTGTTATTGGCACACACAAACTACTTCAGGATAATGTTAAATTTAAAAATCTGGGCTTATTAATCATAGATGAGGAACACAGGTTCGGCGTCCGTGCAAAAGAAAAGATAAGACATACCAAAAAAGATGTGGATACCCTTTATATGACAGCAACCCCTATACCAAGAACATTAAATATGGCGCTTTCAGGTTTAAAAGAACTATCTGTGATTAAAACTCCCCCTGAAGGTAGACTTGAAACAAAAACCTATGTATTTGTTGAAAATGAAAATATCATCAAAAAAGCAATCGAATTTGAGCTCAAAAGAAAAGGTCAGGTTTTTTACCTGCATAACCGTATTGATACAATTGAGGAAAAGGCAAAAACACTTAAAAATATGTTTCCACAGGCAAATGTTGAAGTTGCCCACGGCAGAATGAAGCCTAAACAGATAGAAAAGGTAATACTTGATTTTATTGAAGGAAAAATAGATATTCTTGTTTCCACCTCAATAATAGAAACAGGAATAGATATTCCAACTGCAAACACACTTATTGTTGAAAGGGCAGACCTTTTTGGTCTTGCACAGCTTTATCATCTTAGAGGAAGGGTGGGTCGGGGAAATATTCAGGCATACTGCTATCTACTTGTTCCTCCTGAGATATCAAAAGATGCAGAAAAAAGACTTGATGCAATTCTGAGATTAACCAGACCAGGTTCAGGCCTTAAAATTTCTATTGAAGATATGCAGATTAGAGGAGCAGGAAATATACTTGGAGTTGAGCAGAGCGGACACATAAAAGCCGTAGGATATGAGATGTATATTAAACTGCTTCAGGAAACTATTTCAGAAGAAAAAGGCAGCTCGGAAAAAGAACCTGTTATGGTTGTTGATATGGAGAGTTATATACCTGAGGAGTTTATACCAGACCCTAAAGAAAGGATGAATATATATATGACTGTGTCAAAAGCTATAGACTATAAAGAAATAGAACATATCCGTAAATATCTCAAGGAATTTTATTCAGGACTACCTGATGTGTTTGAATTATATCTGGAGATTGAAAAACTCAAAAAGGCTGCAACAGGAAAAGGTATTAACAAAATAGAGCTCAGGGAACCGGTTACCACAATTTATATGGATACAGAAAATCCACCTTCACCGGAGTTTATAATGGAATTACCAAAAAATTTTGATATTAAGTTTTTATCACCTGAAAAAGTTGAGATATTTTTAAATAAAAAGGAAATACCTAAAATAACAGAATTACTCCTGAGATTGTGA
- a CDS encoding flavodoxin family protein, translating into MGKVLVLYDSQTGHTAKMAEYVAKGASKYPVEVRLKSVDEATKEDILWCDGIAVGSPTHLGVVSWKMKKFWDDLVDLWGEIDGKIGCAFSSSGGWGGGSEIVCMSILTILMNYGFLVFGVTDYTGDKFTLHYGAVSAGEPRKEEEIKACERLGERLAQWVLVYVDGKKEYKKSQSQE; encoded by the coding sequence ATGGGTAAGGTTCTGGTTTTATATGACTCTCAAACCGGACATACCGCAAAAATGGCTGAATATGTTGCAAAAGGCGCAAGTAAATATCCTGTGGAGGTTAGACTTAAAAGTGTTGATGAGGCCACAAAAGAAGATATCTTGTGGTGTGATGGTATAGCCGTTGGTAGCCCTACACATCTTGGCGTTGTTTCATGGAAAATGAAAAAGTTCTGGGATGACCTTGTTGATTTATGGGGTGAGATAGATGGCAAAATTGGATGTGCTTTTTCCTCTTCAGGTGGATGGGGCGGCGGTAGTGAGATAGTCTGTATGTCTATTCTTACAATCCTAATGAATTATGGATTTTTAGTGTTTGGAGTTACAGATTACACAGGGGATAAATTTACGCTCCACTATGGAGCTGTATCTGCAGGTGAACCGAGAAAAGAAGAAGAAATCAAAGCCTGTGAAAGACTGGGAGAAAGGCTTGCCCAATGGGTTCTTGTCTATGTTGACGGCAAAAAGGAGTATAAAAAATCACAATCTCAGGAGTAA